In a genomic window of Occallatibacter riparius:
- a CDS encoding glycoside hydrolase family 13 protein, translated as MHWTGFAARGLAGTILSLSLVSAVATAAAQDSTNKQDAATTSQKGGDEWWRHAVIYEIYPRSFQDSNGDGVGDIKGITSRLDYLKDLGIDAIWITPMYPSPGVDYGYDISDYTAIDPEYGTLEDFDNLVAEAKKRGIRILMDYVINHTSDQHPWFLESRSSRDNPKRDWYVWKDGKGETATDKGQPPNNWQSWFGHSAWQWDEKTRQYYYHYFYVQQPDLNWRNPEVHKAMDGVLDFWMQRGVAGFRIDAVSRLFEDPQWRDDPYLPGINVYGDRNIKHLYTDDLPEVHDILKEVRSVVDKYPGDPVLVTEADEPNIEALAKMYGNGDEVQLPMDFQIADVNELNAARFRKLFNEVENNSAHGQPEYFFSNHDQPRQWDRYGDGRHNDQIAKLMAVLELTTRGTPQMYYGEELGMRTTDPARIEDVHDPIGKLGWPKEKGRDGERTPMQWDATAHAGFTTGTKAWLPIPPSAKQYNVKTETKDPNSILNTYKTLLNLRKTNVALRDGEQITINEDDPNFFAFVRKSGDDAVVVVLNMSGQERSIRLDAAKHGVHGLPLQYLYVSDCCKQEDPYVLRFQPYGALVARLVPLERLRMQQK; from the coding sequence ATGCACTGGACCGGATTCGCTGCGAGGGGACTCGCGGGCACGATTCTCTCGTTGTCTCTTGTAAGCGCTGTGGCGACCGCCGCGGCGCAGGATTCCACGAACAAGCAGGACGCGGCAACGACATCGCAGAAGGGCGGCGATGAGTGGTGGCGGCATGCGGTGATCTATGAGATCTATCCGCGGAGCTTTCAGGATTCGAATGGCGATGGAGTCGGCGATATCAAGGGCATCACGTCGCGTCTGGATTATCTGAAAGACCTGGGCATCGATGCGATCTGGATTACGCCGATGTATCCGTCGCCGGGCGTGGATTATGGCTATGACATTTCGGATTACACGGCGATCGATCCCGAGTATGGGACGTTGGAGGATTTCGACAACCTGGTGGCGGAGGCGAAGAAGCGCGGCATTCGCATCCTGATGGACTACGTGATCAACCACACGTCGGACCAGCATCCGTGGTTTCTGGAGTCGCGGTCGTCGCGGGACAATCCCAAGCGCGACTGGTATGTGTGGAAGGATGGCAAAGGGGAGACTGCGACGGATAAGGGTCAGCCGCCGAACAACTGGCAGTCGTGGTTTGGGCACTCGGCGTGGCAGTGGGATGAGAAGACGCGGCAATACTACTACCACTACTTCTATGTTCAGCAGCCGGATTTGAACTGGCGCAATCCTGAAGTGCACAAGGCTATGGATGGGGTGCTGGATTTCTGGATGCAGAGGGGCGTGGCGGGGTTCCGGATTGATGCGGTGTCGCGGCTGTTCGAGGACCCGCAGTGGCGGGACGATCCGTATCTGCCGGGGATCAATGTGTACGGCGACCGCAATATCAAGCACCTGTACACGGACGATTTGCCCGAGGTGCATGACATTCTGAAGGAAGTGCGCAGCGTGGTGGACAAGTATCCGGGGGACCCGGTGCTGGTGACCGAGGCCGATGAGCCGAATATCGAGGCGCTGGCGAAGATGTATGGCAATGGCGATGAAGTGCAGTTGCCGATGGATTTCCAGATTGCCGATGTGAACGAGCTGAACGCGGCGCGGTTTCGGAAGCTGTTTAATGAGGTGGAGAACAACTCGGCGCATGGGCAGCCGGAGTATTTCTTTTCGAATCATGATCAGCCACGCCAGTGGGACCGCTATGGCGACGGCAGGCACAACGATCAGATTGCGAAGCTGATGGCGGTGCTGGAGCTGACGACGCGCGGGACGCCCCAGATGTACTATGGCGAGGAGCTGGGGATGCGCACGACCGATCCGGCTCGGATTGAGGATGTGCACGACCCGATCGGGAAGCTGGGGTGGCCGAAGGAGAAGGGCCGCGATGGCGAGCGCACTCCGATGCAGTGGGACGCGACGGCGCACGCGGGCTTTACGACGGGGACGAAGGCGTGGCTGCCGATTCCGCCGAGCGCGAAGCAGTACAACGTGAAGACAGAGACGAAGGATCCTAACTCGATTCTGAACACGTATAAAACGCTGCTGAACCTGCGCAAGACGAATGTGGCGCTGAGGGATGGCGAGCAGATCACCATCAACGAGGATGATCCGAACTTCTTCGCGTTTGTGCGCAAGAGCGGCGACGACGCGGTGGTGGTGGTTTTGAATATGAGCGGGCAGGAGCGGAGCATCCGGCTGGACGCGGCGAAACATGGGGTGCACGGGTTGCCGCTGCAGTATCTGTATGTGTCGGATTGCTGTAAACAGGAGGACCCGTACGTACTGCGGTTCCAGCCTTATGGGGCGCTGGTGGCGCGGCTTGTGCCCCTGGAGAGGCTGCGGATGCAGCAGAAGTGA
- a CDS encoding glycoside hydrolase family 13 protein, with product MHWTKRMAAGALTLSLGVALAARGQATPASDNKASLSNWWKNAVILEIYPRSFQDSNGDGIGDLNGITQRLDYLKSLGVDAIWLTPIYPSPQVDFGYDISDYEGIDPQYGTMADFDKLMAEANKRNIRVIMDMVMNHSSDKHKWFMESRSSKKNPYRDWYVWKDGKGETATSQGEVPNNWRSDFGGSAWEWDPTTRQYWYHKFYTEQPDFNWNNPKVHQAFKDIIAFWLKKGVAGFRFDAITTLFEDPQWHDEDPVLDKNGQPVKGPDGEVELQEARTNNLPEVHDVMKEMRASADKGFKPMTYPGTRVFIGETYLPNIGELAKQYGTADRPEFHLPMDTQILGINKMDAVAFRSKLNDVETGIGNNVPLLVFDNHDNPRIDARYGDGTHNEDIERVLATVLFASKGTSLFYYGDEIGMKTTPPERKEDVKDPVGRRYWPAYKGRDGERTPMQWDDSANAGFTTGTPWLPVPPTYKTVNVKAEDGKPDSMLTWYQKLIELKKTNAAMGQQGTNLMLDQNNSKVLSWLRQTPDGKQVLVSCNFSADPQTVNLSGGGVKGTKATTLLKSPSGSEPSSLDAVQLPAFGVWIGEVQ from the coding sequence ATGCATTGGACCAAACGCATGGCGGCAGGCGCTTTGACCCTTAGTCTGGGGGTCGCGCTGGCCGCACGAGGGCAAGCCACGCCCGCATCCGACAATAAAGCCAGTCTCAGCAACTGGTGGAAGAACGCCGTCATTCTGGAGATCTATCCCCGCAGCTTCCAGGACTCAAACGGGGATGGGATCGGCGACCTGAACGGAATCACACAACGGCTGGATTATCTGAAGAGCCTGGGCGTGGATGCGATCTGGCTCACGCCAATCTATCCCTCGCCGCAGGTGGACTTCGGCTACGACATCTCGGATTACGAGGGGATCGATCCGCAGTACGGGACAATGGCGGATTTCGACAAGCTGATGGCCGAGGCCAACAAGCGCAATATCCGCGTGATTATGGACATGGTGATGAACCACTCGTCAGACAAGCACAAGTGGTTCATGGAGTCGCGGTCGTCGAAGAAGAATCCTTATCGCGACTGGTATGTGTGGAAGGACGGCAAGGGTGAGACGGCGACTTCGCAGGGCGAGGTGCCGAACAACTGGCGCTCGGACTTTGGCGGATCGGCGTGGGAGTGGGATCCGACGACGCGGCAGTACTGGTATCACAAGTTCTATACCGAGCAGCCGGACTTCAACTGGAACAATCCCAAGGTGCACCAGGCGTTCAAGGACATCATTGCGTTCTGGCTGAAGAAGGGCGTGGCGGGGTTCCGGTTCGATGCGATTACGACGCTGTTCGAAGATCCGCAGTGGCACGATGAGGATCCGGTGTTGGACAAGAACGGTCAGCCGGTGAAGGGCCCGGATGGCGAGGTAGAGCTGCAGGAGGCCCGAACCAATAATCTGCCGGAAGTGCACGACGTGATGAAGGAGATGCGCGCCTCGGCGGATAAAGGATTCAAGCCGATGACGTATCCCGGCACGCGCGTGTTTATCGGCGAGACGTATCTGCCGAATATCGGCGAGCTGGCCAAGCAGTATGGCACGGCAGACCGACCAGAATTCCACCTGCCGATGGATACCCAGATTCTGGGCATCAACAAGATGGATGCGGTTGCGTTCCGGTCGAAGCTGAATGACGTGGAGACGGGGATAGGCAATAACGTTCCGCTGCTGGTGTTCGATAACCATGACAATCCGCGCATTGACGCTCGCTATGGCGACGGCACGCACAACGAGGACATCGAGCGGGTGCTTGCGACGGTGTTGTTCGCGAGCAAGGGCACCTCGCTGTTCTACTACGGCGATGAGATCGGGATGAAAACGACTCCGCCGGAGCGCAAGGAAGATGTGAAGGACCCGGTGGGACGGCGGTATTGGCCGGCCTACAAGGGCCGCGACGGCGAGCGCACGCCGATGCAGTGGGACGATTCGGCCAATGCGGGCTTCACGACGGGCACGCCCTGGCTGCCGGTACCGCCGACGTACAAGACGGTAAATGTGAAGGCAGAGGACGGCAAGCCGGACTCGATGCTGACGTGGTATCAGAAGCTGATTGAACTGAAGAAGACGAACGCGGCGATGGGGCAGCAGGGCACGAATCTGATGCTCGACCAGAACAACAGCAAGGTTCTGAGCTGGCTTCGGCAAACACCCGACGGCAAGCAGGTGCTGGTGAGCTGCAACTTCTCGGCGGATCCGCAGACGGTGAATTTGTCGGGCGGCGGCGTGAAGGGAACGAAGGCAACGACGCTGCTGAAGTCGCCGAGCGGGTCGGAACCAAGCTCGCTGGATGCGGTGCAGTTGCCGGCGTTCGGGGTTTGGATTGGGGAAGTGCAGTGA
- a CDS encoding TIGR01777 family oxidoreductase, with protein sequence MDPSSLTGHRILLSGASGLLGTALRTSLLGSGAEIVQLVRRPSAGPRELEWNPAAQRPIESLTALEGLTAAIHLSGANVAAQRWTPVYRREMWSSRVKTSGALAEMLAALPQPPPVLLVASAVGIYGDRGDEVLDESSKPGAGFLAELCREWEEAAEPATRAGIRVVHLRFGVVLARGGALAKMLPLFRLGLGGKLGSGRQWMSWIALDDAVSAVCFLLTSDLAGPFNLCAPNSVTNATFTRALAAALHRPALFTVPAFALRAAFRQMADEALLASARVHPTRLTLSGFTFAYPDLGVALAAILK encoded by the coding sequence ATGGATCCATCCAGCCTCACGGGCCACAGGATACTTCTGAGCGGCGCATCCGGCCTCCTGGGTACGGCCTTGCGCACCTCGCTCCTCGGCTCCGGCGCAGAAATCGTGCAACTCGTCCGCCGCCCCTCCGCCGGCCCCCGCGAGCTCGAGTGGAACCCCGCCGCGCAGCGGCCAATTGAATCCTTAACCGCTCTCGAAGGCCTTACCGCCGCCATCCATCTCTCCGGCGCCAACGTCGCCGCGCAGCGCTGGACACCCGTCTACCGCCGCGAGATGTGGTCCAGCCGTGTCAAGACAAGCGGTGCTCTGGCTGAGATGCTAGCCGCCTTGCCGCAACCGCCGCCGGTTCTCCTGGTCGCCTCCGCCGTAGGCATCTACGGCGACCGCGGAGACGAAGTCCTCGACGAATCTTCCAAGCCGGGTGCAGGCTTCCTGGCCGAGCTCTGCCGCGAGTGGGAAGAAGCCGCCGAGCCTGCCACCCGCGCCGGAATCCGCGTCGTGCACTTGCGTTTCGGCGTAGTCCTTGCCCGTGGCGGCGCGCTCGCCAAAATGCTCCCCCTCTTCCGGCTCGGTCTCGGCGGCAAGCTCGGCTCCGGTCGCCAGTGGATGAGCTGGATCGCCCTCGACGACGCCGTCTCCGCCGTCTGCTTCCTCCTCACGTCCGACCTCGCCGGCCCCTTCAACCTCTGCGCGCCCAATTCCGTCACCAACGCCACCTTCACCCGCGCACTGGCCGCAGCCCTCCATCGGCCGGCTCTGTTCACGGTCCCTGCGTTCGCCCTGCGCGCCGCTTTCCGGCAGATGGCCGACGAAGCCCTCCTCGCCAGCGCTCGCGTCCACCCCACCCGCCTCACTCTTTCCGGCTTTACCTTCGCCTATCCGGACCTCGGCGTAGCCCTCGCCGCCATTCTCAAATAG
- a CDS encoding helix-turn-helix domain-containing protein, whose product MSDSSTLRTEETQKTQVDSETAERFIAEKHIGERIKRLRLKKSMGLVELGRHTGLSASFLSQLETGRVVPTLRNLARIAMVFSKDLSYFFETEPQAMFRVHRRKERVRMPQTGTDTPAYFFESLGYMVPDRHMDPYFAEFVPLSPQHEPKAHMHPGYEFLYVLEGELTLHHGENRCTLGPGDAVYFDSATAHSYFCHGTKSASALIVTMHQPLPQPSAQTRNAFPPGIPRPTALPSNAPGIHERR is encoded by the coding sequence ATGAGCGATTCCTCGACCCTGCGCACTGAAGAGACCCAGAAGACCCAGGTCGACAGCGAGACGGCCGAGCGATTCATTGCCGAGAAGCATATTGGCGAACGGATCAAGCGGCTGCGGCTGAAGAAGTCGATGGGGCTGGTGGAGCTGGGCAGGCACACCGGACTCTCGGCGAGCTTTCTCTCGCAGCTGGAGACGGGGCGGGTGGTACCGACGCTGCGCAATCTCGCGCGCATTGCGATGGTGTTCTCGAAAGATCTGTCGTACTTCTTCGAGACAGAACCGCAGGCGATGTTCCGGGTGCACCGGCGCAAGGAGCGGGTGCGGATGCCGCAGACAGGCACCGACACGCCGGCATACTTTTTCGAGAGCCTGGGCTACATGGTTCCGGACCGGCACATGGATCCTTACTTCGCGGAGTTTGTGCCGCTGAGCCCGCAGCACGAGCCGAAGGCGCACATGCATCCGGGGTACGAGTTCCTATACGTGCTGGAAGGAGAGCTGACGCTGCACCATGGCGAGAACCGGTGCACGCTCGGGCCGGGCGATGCGGTGTATTTCGATTCGGCGACAGCGCACTCGTATTTCTGCCACGGGACAAAGTCAGCGAGCGCGCTGATTGTGACGATGCATCAGCCGCTGCCGCAGCCCTCGGCACAGACGCGCAATGCGTTTCCGCCAGGGATTCCGCGGCCCACCGCATTGCCGAGCAATGCGCCTGGGATACACGAGCGGCGCTGA
- a CDS encoding c-type cytochrome, translating to MQRDGVGYRRLPLFWFVLTVVTFSSLAVIGQRLDLKRKPDVSNGKRVYNSGCNTCHGETGKGAPQTSTVFNRPNTFPDFTVCSQTTPEADMQWKGVVVHGGPYKGFSTIMPTFGQLLSENDIDDVIAYMRTFCDARGWPRGELNLPRALVTEKAFPENELVISTSANATGAPSWETHAIHEQAFGKRDQLEVDVPWVLQDVNHSLESHTGDMTIGLKHVMFSSLKTGSILSLQGGVLPPTGSTKLGGAGTTVFEPFAAFDQLWRTNTWVQFQMGADLPVDTKKSPQSMFWYTALGQTIAQDKRLGRQWSPMVEFLANRDLVDGAKTDWDVLPEMQVTLSPRQHIRADIGVRTPFTNTAGRNPQVQFYILWDWADGKFWEGW from the coding sequence TTGCAGCGAGACGGAGTTGGATACAGACGGCTTCCTCTGTTCTGGTTTGTATTGACCGTCGTTACATTTTCGTCGCTGGCAGTGATTGGCCAGCGGCTGGATCTGAAGCGCAAGCCGGACGTCAGCAACGGCAAGCGTGTTTACAACAGCGGGTGCAACACCTGCCACGGCGAGACCGGTAAAGGGGCGCCGCAGACGAGCACGGTGTTCAATCGTCCGAACACGTTTCCTGATTTCACCGTCTGCAGCCAGACCACACCGGAAGCAGATATGCAGTGGAAGGGCGTGGTGGTGCACGGGGGACCTTACAAGGGCTTCTCGACGATCATGCCGACGTTCGGGCAACTGCTCTCAGAAAACGATATCGACGATGTGATCGCGTATATGCGGACGTTCTGCGATGCGCGAGGGTGGCCGCGCGGCGAGTTGAACCTGCCGCGGGCGCTGGTGACGGAGAAGGCATTTCCTGAGAACGAGCTGGTGATCTCGACGAGCGCGAATGCGACAGGCGCGCCCTCGTGGGAGACACATGCGATTCACGAGCAGGCGTTCGGCAAGCGCGATCAGCTTGAAGTGGATGTGCCGTGGGTGCTTCAAGACGTGAATCACAGCCTGGAGAGCCACACGGGCGACATGACGATCGGGCTGAAGCACGTGATGTTCTCGAGCCTGAAGACGGGATCCATCCTGAGCCTGCAGGGGGGAGTGCTTCCACCCACCGGCAGCACGAAGCTGGGGGGCGCCGGCACAACGGTCTTCGAGCCGTTCGCGGCCTTCGATCAGTTGTGGCGGACGAATACGTGGGTGCAATTCCAGATGGGCGCGGACCTGCCGGTGGATACGAAGAAGTCGCCGCAGAGCATGTTCTGGTACACGGCGCTGGGGCAGACGATAGCGCAGGACAAGCGGCTGGGAAGGCAGTGGTCGCCGATGGTGGAGTTTCTGGCCAACCGCGATCTTGTGGACGGCGCGAAGACGGACTGGGACGTGCTGCCGGAGATGCAGGTGACGCTGAGCCCCCGGCAGCACATTCGCGCGGACATTGGCGTGCGCACGCCGTTCACCAACACAGCCGGAAGGAATCCGCAGGTGCAGTTTTACATTCTGTGGGACTGGGCTGACGGGAAGTTCTGGGAGGGCTGGTGA
- the yidC gene encoding membrane protein insertase YidC: MPEFQNPNLQSQGGPGSGNSGGGGGNMQSLLVMMFVGLAVILGFQYFQKPSSTPAPAQQTQQQAAQPNAGTQGTSPAAAAAQPAAAQPQAPSATPAVVASSETETTVENADFRIVFSNRGALVKHWILKNPHYKDSIQKHQLDMVQQQASIRFGFPLSLFTYEPALNSQLNQALYQASATGTLQAPNTLTFHYAQNGVDVVKTFHFDGSHVVTAELQVRRNGEPVRALLAWPAGLGDMEEFQGRSSIPGLSRTPSQFAWSLGNKQDTLDARKVSNNATLDGEYQYAAASDLYFAAAFMPDVPARATVVTFHNAVDLPTDPSNPNSEKKPADIIGVAVGDTSGYTRLRLYAGPKQMDIVSKIHSIGADGQQTGPTLEHLIQFGSWLGIIAKPLFLALHFLYEHGVPNWGWAIIIITALFNMILLPTRLMMMKSSLKMMRIQPKVEAIKRKFAHLKATDPKRAEMNAEMMALYKTEGVNMYGGCLPLIIQMPLFFAYFRVLQNTVELRQASWGWLHDLSAPDPLHILPIIIIVTMFLTQFITPSPGMDPNQRRMMAIMMPVIFGFTLWQYASGLALYWCTGNLINLAIQLSINQSHIGKEMHAIAAKRAAKKLGKTPPTIQGRR, translated from the coding sequence TTGCCCGAATTCCAAAATCCTAATCTGCAGTCGCAGGGTGGTCCCGGCTCCGGTAACAGCGGCGGCGGTGGCGGCAACATGCAGTCGCTCCTCGTCATGATGTTTGTCGGCCTCGCCGTTATCCTCGGATTCCAGTATTTCCAGAAGCCCAGTTCCACCCCCGCGCCTGCGCAGCAAACACAGCAGCAGGCCGCCCAACCGAATGCCGGCACTCAGGGTACTTCCCCAGCCGCGGCAGCGGCGCAGCCCGCCGCAGCCCAGCCGCAGGCTCCTTCGGCAACGCCCGCCGTCGTAGCTTCCTCTGAGACGGAGACCACCGTCGAAAACGCGGACTTCCGCATCGTCTTCTCCAATCGCGGCGCGCTCGTCAAGCACTGGATCCTGAAGAATCCCCACTACAAGGACTCCATCCAGAAGCATCAGCTCGACATGGTGCAGCAGCAGGCTTCCATCCGCTTCGGCTTCCCACTCTCGCTCTTTACCTATGAGCCCGCCCTCAACTCGCAGTTGAACCAGGCGCTCTACCAGGCCTCCGCCACCGGAACCCTCCAGGCGCCCAACACGCTTACATTCCATTACGCGCAGAACGGTGTCGATGTGGTGAAGACCTTCCACTTTGACGGGAGTCATGTTGTCACTGCCGAACTCCAGGTCCGCCGCAACGGCGAACCGGTGCGCGCTCTCCTTGCCTGGCCCGCTGGCCTTGGCGATATGGAAGAGTTCCAGGGCCGCAGCAGCATCCCCGGCCTCTCACGCACCCCGTCGCAGTTCGCCTGGTCGCTTGGCAACAAGCAGGACACGCTCGACGCCCGCAAGGTCTCGAACAACGCCACGCTCGACGGCGAATACCAATACGCCGCCGCATCTGACCTCTACTTCGCAGCGGCCTTCATGCCCGACGTGCCCGCGCGCGCAACGGTGGTCACGTTTCACAATGCAGTCGACCTGCCCACCGATCCATCGAATCCCAACAGCGAGAAGAAACCCGCCGACATCATCGGCGTCGCTGTCGGAGACACCAGCGGCTACACGCGCCTCCGCCTCTACGCCGGCCCCAAGCAGATGGATATCGTTTCCAAGATTCACTCCATCGGCGCCGACGGCCAGCAGACCGGTCCGACCCTCGAGCACCTGATCCAGTTCGGATCGTGGCTCGGCATCATCGCCAAGCCGCTCTTTCTCGCCTTGCACTTCCTCTACGAGCACGGCGTCCCCAATTGGGGATGGGCCATCATCATCATCACCGCGCTGTTCAACATGATCCTGTTGCCCACGCGTCTCATGATGATGAAGTCATCGCTGAAGATGATGCGCATTCAGCCCAAGGTGGAGGCAATCAAGCGCAAGTTCGCCCACCTCAAGGCCACTGATCCCAAGCGCGCCGAGATGAACGCCGAGATGATGGCCCTCTATAAGACCGAGGGCGTCAACATGTACGGCGGCTGCCTTCCGCTCATCATCCAGATGCCGCTCTTCTTCGCCTACTTCCGCGTGCTCCAGAACACCGTGGAACTGCGGCAGGCGAGCTGGGGATGGCTGCATGATCTGTCCGCGCCCGACCCGCTGCACATCCTGCCCATCATCATCATCGTCACCATGTTCCTCACGCAGTTCATCACGCCGTCGCCAGGTATGGACCCCAACCAGCGCCGCATGATGGCCATCATGATGCCGGTCATCTTCGGCTTCACGTTATGGCAATATGCTTCGGGCCTCGCGCTCTACTGGTGCACGGGCAACCTCATCAACCTTGCCATTCAGCTCTCTATCAACCAGTCGCACATCGGCAAGGAGATGCACGCCATCGCCGCCAAGCGAGCAGCCAAGAAGCTGGGTAAAACCCCGCCCACCATCCAGGGCCGCCGCTAA
- the yidD gene encoding membrane protein insertion efficiency factor YidD, with product MTRILLALLAFYQRWLSPAVHSLGVGGCKFLPTCSEYAARAIVLHGPLRGSALAAWRLLRCHPFSRGGLDQVPVPASHRHTAHEPLP from the coding sequence ATGACCCGCATCCTGCTCGCACTGCTCGCGTTTTACCAGAGATGGCTCTCGCCGGCCGTGCACTCGCTCGGTGTCGGCGGATGCAAATTCCTACCCACGTGTTCCGAGTACGCCGCCCGCGCCATCGTCCTGCACGGACCTCTGCGCGGATCAGCGCTCGCTGCATGGCGCCTCTTGCGTTGTCACCCCTTCAGCCGCGGCGGACTCGACCAGGTGCCCGTTCCCGCATCGCACCGGCACACCGCCCACGAACCTTTACCATAG
- the rnpA gene encoding ribonuclease P protein component has product MTTPANAAEPKQSLAGARLRKHADYQRAYTAAGRKRQSSSMSWFMAPQPESPDGHPRIGLTAGKVLGKAHERNRIKRRMREALRRHLDLIPHGVDLIFHPRRTVLTIEFTKLEAELVRILTQARTESQRKRQPAPSQ; this is encoded by the coding sequence ATGACCACCCCTGCCAACGCTGCTGAGCCAAAGCAATCGCTCGCGGGCGCGCGTCTGCGCAAGCATGCCGACTACCAGCGTGCCTACACCGCCGCCGGCCGCAAACGCCAGTCCAGTTCCATGAGCTGGTTCATGGCTCCGCAGCCCGAGTCTCCGGATGGTCACCCCCGCATAGGCCTCACCGCAGGTAAGGTCCTCGGCAAGGCCCACGAGCGCAATCGCATCAAGCGCCGCATGCGCGAGGCCCTGCGCCGCCACCTCGATCTCATCCCGCACGGCGTCGACCTCATCTTCCATCCCCGCCGTACAGTGCTCACCATCGAGTTCACGAAACTCGAAGCCGAGCTCGTGCGTATCCTTACTCAGGCACGGACTGAGTCTCAGCGCAAACGCCAGCCCGCGCCTTCGCAATGA
- the rpmH gene encoding 50S ribosomal protein L34 has translation MPKRTFQPNRHRRVKTHGFRARMKTKSGAAVLSRRRAAGRKRVAVSAGYRD, from the coding sequence ATGCCCAAGCGCACATTTCAACCTAACCGCCACCGCCGCGTGAAGACCCACGGCTTCCGTGCCCGCATGAAGACCAAGAGCGGCGCCGCCGTGCTTAGCCGCCGCCGTGCCGCGGGCCGCAAGCGCGTCGCTGTCAGCGCCGGCTACCGCGACTAG
- the dnaA gene encoding chromosomal replication initiator protein DnaA, with the protein MAFAMTPASTALNPWLQILAALEKKVIRQSFETWLKPTRYSHAAGRILYVRVPAPEFRHIGDKYGDLIQEAIDTQSLEFDEVCFVTMEEDPSVPPQRKDGGFGPVPSHAPTAPPPAPAQRNAPEQSRFDWSTAAQLNQRYTFDNFVIGNGNQFARAAALAVAERPSRAYNPLFLYGGVGMGKTHLMHAIGHEVKRRNPASVISYVSAEKFTNEMITSLRNDRMTSFRDRFRSVDVLLIDDIQFIAQKERTQEEFFHTFNALHESMRQIVIASDRPPKELAEIEDRLRSRFEWGLIADIQPPDLETKVAILQKKAESEQVVLPTDVALFIASNVRTNVRELEGALVRLIAWCQLNHVEITLSATQQCLKQFIDMQVRKVTIEAIQRAVAEQFGMRVADLKQKNNSRQVVVPRQIAMYLAKQMTEASLPEIGRQFGNKHHTTVMHSIGKIDEQRRTDKDLHRMLNKLQETLNG; encoded by the coding sequence ATGGCATTTGCAATGACGCCGGCCTCCACGGCACTCAACCCCTGGCTTCAGATTCTCGCCGCTCTCGAGAAAAAGGTAATCCGCCAGTCGTTCGAAACCTGGCTAAAACCTACGCGCTACAGTCATGCGGCAGGACGCATTCTCTATGTGAGGGTGCCCGCGCCGGAGTTCCGGCACATCGGCGACAAGTATGGCGATCTCATTCAGGAAGCGATTGATACGCAGAGCCTGGAATTCGATGAAGTATGTTTTGTAACCATGGAGGAGGACCCTTCGGTTCCTCCGCAGCGGAAGGATGGCGGCTTCGGGCCGGTTCCATCGCACGCGCCCACAGCTCCGCCGCCGGCACCGGCGCAGCGCAACGCGCCTGAGCAGTCGCGCTTCGACTGGTCGACCGCCGCGCAGCTGAACCAGCGCTACACGTTCGATAATTTCGTGATCGGCAACGGCAACCAGTTCGCACGCGCCGCTGCATTGGCGGTGGCAGAGCGTCCCTCGCGCGCCTACAATCCGCTGTTCCTGTACGGTGGCGTCGGCATGGGCAAGACGCACCTGATGCACGCGATTGGGCACGAGGTGAAGCGGCGCAATCCTGCGTCGGTGATTTCGTACGTTTCGGCTGAGAAGTTCACCAACGAGATGATTACGTCGCTGCGCAACGACCGCATGACCAGCTTCCGCGATCGCTTCCGCTCGGTGGACGTGCTGCTCATCGACGATATTCAGTTCATCGCGCAGAAGGAACGCACGCAGGAAGAGTTCTTCCATACGTTCAACGCGCTGCACGAAAGCATGCGCCAGATCGTGATTGCGTCGGATCGTCCGCCGAAGGAACTGGCTGAAATTGAGGATCGGCTGCGCTCGCGGTTCGAGTGGGGCCTGATTGCGGACATCCAGCCGCCCGATCTGGAAACCAAAGTCGCCATCCTGCAGAAGAAGGCCGAGTCAGAGCAGGTTGTGCTGCCAACTGACGTGGCACTCTTCATCGCCTCCAACGTCCGCACCAACGTGCGCGAGCTCGAGGGCGCGCTGGTGCGCTTGATTGCCTGGTGCCAGCTGAACCACGTGGAGATCACGCTTTCAGCCACGCAGCAGTGCCTGAAACAGTTCATCGATATGCAAGTGCGCAAGGTTACGATTGAAGCCATTCAGCGCGCTGTGGCCGAGCAGTTCGGCATGCGGGTCGCTGACCTGAAGCAGAAGAACAACTCGCGCCAGGTAGTGGTGCCGCGGCAGATTGCGATGTATCTCGCCAAGCAGATGACGGAGGCGAGCCTGCCGGAGATTGGGCGCCAGTTCGGCAACAAGCACCACACCACGGTGATGCACTCGATTGGCAAGATCGACGAGCAGCGGCGCACCGACAAGGACCTGCACCGGATGCTCAACAAGCTGCAGGAAACGCTGAACGGATAA